From Arcobacter arenosus, one genomic window encodes:
- a CDS encoding SDR family oxidoreductase, with the protein MNICLIGATGYLGSHILKELNNRNIYPIVLTRRWDYSFSSNINTKEVYKVDFTKKHSLLNKLDGVDIVISTLGITRQKDNLTYMDVDYQANLNILNEAKNSGVKKFIYVSALNANKFKDLKICEAKEKFVDELKKSGLEYLIIRPNGFYSDMKDFLDMARSGRIYLFGKGDKKLNPIDGKDLANFCLDSIDLKNKELEVGGPELFTHTQLANLSFEVLDKKPKITYLPDFIRRITLKVLPYFVSSKTYGPIEFFLTMMGVDMIASKTGENKLRDFYEKLVRLIY; encoded by the coding sequence ATGAATATATGTTTAATTGGAGCTACTGGATATTTAGGTAGTCATATTTTAAAAGAACTTAATAATAGGAATATATATCCTATTGTTTTAACAAGAAGATGGGATTATAGTTTTAGTAGTAATATAAATACAAAAGAAGTTTATAAAGTAGATTTTACAAAAAAACACTCTTTACTAAATAAACTTGATGGAGTTGATATTGTTATTTCAACATTAGGAATTACAAGACAAAAGGATAATTTAACATATATGGATGTGGATTATCAAGCTAATTTAAATATTTTAAATGAAGCTAAAAATAGTGGAGTAAAGAAGTTTATATATGTATCAGCTTTAAACGCTAATAAGTTCAAAGATTTAAAAATATGTGAAGCAAAAGAGAAGTTTGTTGATGAGTTGAAAAAATCGGGTTTGGAATATCTTATTATTAGACCTAATGGGTTTTATTCAGATATGAAAGATTTTTTAGATATGGCTAGAAGTGGTAGAATATATCTTTTTGGAAAAGGGGATAAGAAGTTAAATCCTATTGATGGAAAAGACTTAGCAAATTTTTGTTTAGATTCTATAGATTTAAAAAATAAAGAACTTGAAGTTGGTGGACCTGAATTATTCACCCATACACAATTAGCTAATTTATCTTTTGAAGTTTTAGATAAAAAGCCAAAGATTACATATCTTCCCGATTTTATTAGAAGAATAACTTTAAAAGTTTTACCTTATTTTGTTTCTTCTAAAACTTATGGACCAATTGAGTTTTTTTTAACTATGATGGGAGTTGATATGATTGCTTCAAAAACAGGGGAGAATAAACTAAGAGATTTTTATGAGAAATTAGTTAGATTAATATATTAA
- a CDS encoding AraC family transcriptional regulator — protein MDYNNSSIKKAIKYIEENLNEQLDLNNISKAASYSPYHFSRVFKQATGENINNMIKRLRLAQSTHELLFQNSSITEIGLNIGYETPSSFNKAFKKLFNMSPREYKKQTEENLKNHFQELKIKPEIIDIKEDIYTLFDRSLGEYNDAAIEAWNKLISKEEHLKEINYEFLGKRYFGLCYDNPNITEYDYMRYEACLLLDNEELPKIDSRHIKILPKGRYVVLKYIGSYDNLYNIWFQFYGWIYNQNLQLSNFPPIEEYLDNPEDILNGIIKYNTTNLMLKLD, from the coding sequence ATGGATTATAATAATAGTTCAATAAAAAAAGCTATTAAATATATAGAAGAAAATCTAAATGAACAACTTGATTTAAATAATATCTCAAAAGCAGCTTCATATAGCCCATACCATTTTTCAAGAGTTTTCAAACAAGCAACAGGGGAGAACATAAACAATATGATAAAAAGACTTCGTCTTGCGCAAAGTACTCATGAACTACTTTTTCAAAACTCTTCAATTACAGAAATTGGACTAAATATTGGTTATGAAACACCAAGTAGTTTTAACAAAGCTTTTAAAAAACTATTTAATATGAGTCCTAGAGAATATAAAAAACAAACAGAAGAAAACCTAAAAAACCATTTTCAAGAACTAAAAATAAAACCTGAAATTATAGATATAAAAGAAGATATCTATACTTTATTTGATAGGTCATTAGGGGAATACAATGATGCCGCAATTGAAGCTTGGAATAAATTAATTTCAAAAGAAGAACATTTAAAAGAGATAAATTATGAATTTTTAGGGAAAAGATATTTTGGTCTTTGCTATGATAATCCTAACATTACAGAATATGACTATATGAGATATGAAGCTTGTTTGTTATTAGATAATGAAGAATTACCTAAAATAGATTCAAGACATATAAAGATTTTACCTAAAGGAAGATATGTTGTTTTAAAATATATTGGAAGTTATGATAATCTTTACAATATTTGGTTTCAGTTTTATGGATGGATTTATAATCAAAACTTGCAATTATCAAACTTCCCTCCCATAGAAGAATATCTTGATAATCCAGAGGATATATTAAATGGAATTATCAAATATAATACAACTAATTTGATGTTGAAACTAGATTAA
- a CDS encoding thioredoxin domain-containing protein, with product MNKKIKKYIKEIVKYSIILIIAVNVINFYKSQDLNKEDFPYKAFELIDGSSYILDEEKPLLIYFWATWCPICKFQSPNIEELSKEYQVITFASQSGAKEEIQEYLKDNNLNFKVVNDSFNDFAYRFNIKAYPTTLIYDKNKQLKFSDVGYTSSFTLKLKLWWSK from the coding sequence ATGAATAAAAAAATAAAAAAATATATAAAAGAGATTGTTAAATATTCAATTATTTTAATAATAGCAGTAAATGTAATAAATTTTTACAAATCACAAGATTTAAATAAAGAAGATTTTCCATATAAAGCCTTTGAACTAATTGATGGTTCGAGCTATATTTTAGATGAAGAAAAACCTTTATTGATATATTTTTGGGCTACATGGTGTCCTATTTGTAAGTTTCAATCACCAAATATTGAAGAACTTTCAAAAGAATATCAAGTAATAACATTTGCTAGTCAATCTGGCGCTAAAGAAGAGATACAAGAATACCTAAAAGATAACAATCTAAACTTTAAAGTTGTAAATGATTCATTTAATGATTTTGCATATAGATTTAACATAAAAGCATATCCTACAACACTAATTTATGATAAAAATAAACAACTAAAATTTTCTGATGTAGGATACACTTCAAGCTTTACTTTAAAGTTAAAACTTTGGTGGAGTAAATAA
- a CDS encoding protein adenylyltransferase SelO family protein codes for MKNNTIKNINTIDELAKFADYSFLNTLVCDPLANQDGQNHNPREVFNGHYVPVTPTAIKDPIYITHSKTFFKELGFADSLAKNEEFIKMFSGDTSNIKKPLKNIGWATGYALSIYGTEYYMQCPFQTGNGYGDGRAISILEAVINNKRWEFQLKGAGRTPYCRGADGRAVLRSSIREFLAQEHMYALGIPTSRSLSLYTSKTETVTRPWFNENSYSRDPERMIEENVAISTRVAPSFIRVGQLELFGRRARKKEHPKALEELEQLVLHAIKREYQDEIDENSSIEEKVILLALKFRERLTSLVSNWIRVGYCQGNFNSDNTAVGGFTLDFGPFGFIDIFDPEYQPWTGGGLHFSFFNQPEAARKNFNSFCSALMPLLESNQNALDNLAGIRSGFAKEMNEKMEKMWTSKLGLKKYDEKLFNELMHLMLKSETDYTMFFRELSSIPKDISSLEISFYRKINDKELQNRWNKWLETWKSKLSVSSEDLKTVNPKYTLKEWFLVEAYEKANNGDYSLILELQEIMTKPYLEQSKQVEEKYYLKKPSNYFGVAGISHITCSS; via the coding sequence ATGAAAAATAACACTATAAAAAATATAAATACAATTGATGAATTAGCTAAATTTGCTGATTATTCTTTTTTAAATACTCTTGTTTGTGATCCATTGGCAAATCAAGATGGGCAAAATCATAACCCAAGAGAGGTTTTTAATGGGCACTATGTGCCAGTAACTCCAACAGCTATAAAAGACCCAATATATATTACCCATAGTAAAACTTTTTTTAAAGAATTAGGTTTTGCTGATTCTTTAGCAAAAAATGAAGAATTTATTAAAATGTTTTCAGGGGACACTTCAAATATAAAAAAACCTTTAAAAAACATAGGTTGGGCAACAGGATATGCCCTATCAATTTATGGGACTGAATATTATATGCAATGCCCTTTTCAAACAGGAAATGGATATGGAGATGGTAGAGCTATTTCAATTTTAGAAGCGGTAATAAATAATAAAAGATGGGAATTTCAACTAAAAGGAGCAGGAAGGACACCATATTGCAGAGGAGCAGATGGTCGTGCGGTATTAAGATCTAGTATAAGGGAGTTTTTAGCACAAGAACACATGTATGCCCTTGGTATTCCTACATCAAGATCACTAAGCTTATACACTTCAAAAACAGAAACTGTAACTAGACCTTGGTTTAATGAAAACTCTTATTCAAGGGATCCTGAACGAATGATTGAAGAGAATGTTGCAATCTCAACAAGAGTTGCACCTTCATTTATAAGAGTTGGTCAATTAGAACTTTTTGGAAGACGGGCAAGAAAAAAAGAGCATCCAAAGGCTCTTGAAGAGTTAGAACAACTTGTTCTTCATGCAATAAAAAGGGAATATCAAGATGAGATAGATGAAAATTCTAGTATTGAAGAAAAAGTGATTTTATTAGCCTTAAAGTTTAGAGAAAGACTTACTTCATTAGTTTCTAATTGGATAAGAGTTGGATATTGTCAAGGTAACTTTAATAGCGACAATACGGCTGTTGGAGGTTTCACTTTAGATTTTGGACCATTTGGATTTATTGATATTTTTGACCCTGAGTATCAACCGTGGACAGGTGGAGGATTACACTTTTCATTTTTTAATCAACCAGAAGCTGCAAGGAAAAACTTTAATAGTTTTTGTAGTGCTTTAATGCCTTTACTTGAATCAAATCAAAATGCATTAGATAATCTTGCAGGGATTAGAAGTGGTTTTGCAAAAGAGATGAATGAAAAAATGGAAAAGATGTGGACTTCAAAACTAGGTTTAAAAAAATATGATGAAAAACTCTTTAATGAACTAATGCATCTTATGTTGAAAAGTGAAACTGACTATACAATGTTTTTCCGTGAACTTTCTTCAATTCCAAAAGATATCTCAAGTCTTGAAATTAGTTTTTATAGGAAAATAAATGATAAAGAGTTACAAAACAGATGGAATAAATGGCTTGAGACTTGGAAAAGTAAACTTAGTGTTTCAAGTGAAGATTTAAAAACTGTAAACCCTAAATATACCCTAAAAGAGTGGTTTTTAGTTGAAGCCTATGAAAAGGCAAATAATGGGGATTATAGTTTAATTCTTGAATTACAAGAAATAATGACTAAACCTTACTTAGAACAATCAAAGCAAGTAGAAGAGAAGTATTATCTAAAAAAACCAAGTAATTATTTTGGTGTAGCAGGTATTTCTCATATTACATGTTCATCATAA
- a CDS encoding NADP-dependent glyceraldehyde-3-phosphate dehydrogenase, translated as MSTKKFENIIRSIKEIPDEFRFDGEIIQSEYLIDGEIRNWKGEQQDVYSPICLKENENKQFKLGTYPMLTQIEANQALESASNAYNMGMGEWPQMSVGQRIKHIEKFTFKMIEKRDEVVKLLMWEIGKSYKDSQKEFDRTVDYIKDTIDALKELDRKNSKLEINSGILAQIKRSPIGITLCIGPFNYPLNETFTTLIPALIMGNVVIFKPPKFGVLLHKPLLEAFKDSFPKGVVNTLYGSGAKLLTPLMQSGKIDVLAFIGSSNVASQLKHNHPKPNRLKAILGLEAKNAGIIMPDANLEVAVNECVSGSLSFNGQRCTALKILFVHENIVGSFLEQFNTKIDDIKCGLPWDEDVQITPLPEYKKTEYLKELIDDALKNGANIVNKNGGTIKNTFMFPAVLYPVNKNMKIYHVEQFGPIVPILTYKDIKEPLLYMMESNYGQQVSIFGKNSDEIAKLVDGLVNQVSRVNINSQCQRGPDIFPFTGRKDSAQSTLSVSDALRAFSIRSMVAMKNDSDNKELITSILRNHKSNFLSTDFIL; from the coding sequence ATGTCAACAAAAAAGTTTGAAAATATTATTAGATCAATAAAAGAAATACCCGATGAATTTAGATTTGACGGGGAGATAATACAAAGTGAATATTTAATAGATGGAGAGATTAGAAATTGGAAAGGTGAACAACAAGATGTTTATTCCCCAATTTGTTTAAAAGAGAATGAGAATAAACAATTTAAACTAGGAACTTATCCTATGTTAACTCAAATAGAAGCAAACCAAGCTTTAGAATCTGCTTCAAATGCATATAATATGGGAATGGGCGAATGGCCTCAAATGAGTGTAGGTCAAAGAATTAAACATATTGAGAAATTCACTTTTAAAATGATTGAAAAAAGAGATGAAGTTGTAAAGCTTCTAATGTGGGAGATTGGAAAATCATATAAAGATTCCCAAAAAGAGTTTGATAGAACAGTTGATTATATAAAAGATACTATTGATGCTTTAAAAGAGTTAGATAGAAAAAATTCAAAACTTGAGATTAATTCAGGAATATTAGCACAAATAAAAAGATCCCCTATTGGGATTACATTATGTATTGGGCCTTTTAATTATCCATTAAATGAAACTTTCACAACATTGATTCCTGCACTTATTATGGGAAATGTAGTAATATTTAAACCTCCAAAATTTGGAGTACTTTTACATAAACCATTACTTGAAGCTTTTAAAGACTCTTTTCCTAAAGGTGTAGTAAATACTCTTTATGGTTCAGGGGCAAAACTTTTAACACCACTAATGCAAAGTGGAAAAATTGATGTCCTTGCATTTATAGGTAGTTCAAATGTTGCAAGCCAATTAAAACATAATCACCCAAAACCAAATAGATTAAAAGCAATATTAGGTCTTGAAGCAAAAAACGCAGGGATAATAATGCCCGATGCTAATTTAGAAGTTGCTGTAAATGAGTGTGTTTCGGGCAGCTTATCTTTTAATGGTCAAAGATGTACAGCTTTAAAAATATTATTTGTGCATGAAAATATTGTTGGAAGTTTTTTAGAACAGTTTAATACAAAAATTGATGATATTAAATGTGGATTACCATGGGATGAAGATGTTCAAATAACACCTCTTCCAGAATATAAAAAAACAGAATATCTAAAAGAACTAATTGATGATGCACTTAAAAATGGAGCAAATATTGTAAATAAAAATGGTGGGACTATTAAAAATACATTTATGTTTCCTGCAGTTTTATATCCAGTAAATAAAAATATGAAAATTTACCATGTGGAGCAATTTGGTCCAATAGTTCCAATACTTACATATAAAGATATAAAAGAACCTCTACTTTATATGATGGAATCAAATTATGGACAACAAGTTAGTATTTTTGGGAAAAATTCAGATGAAATTGCAAAACTAGTTGATGGCTTAGTAAATCAAGTAAGTCGTGTAAATATAAACTCTCAATGTCAAAGAGGACCAGATATTTTCCCATTTACAGGGAGAAAAGATTCAGCACAAAGCACATTATCTGTTAGTGATGCATTAAGAGCTTTTAGTATTAGATCAATGGTTGCAATGAAAAATGACTCAGATAATAAAGAGTTAATCACCTCAATACTTAGAAACCATAAATCTAATTTCTTATCAACTGATTTTATTCTTTAA
- a CDS encoding helix-turn-helix domain-containing protein, giving the protein MYAKVTLKGRYQISSYIKTGYTQNQIANILGISQSTISRGIKRNSSKGKYKPELAE; this is encoded by the coding sequence ATTTACGCGAAAGTAACCCTTAAAGGAAGATATCAAATATCTTCTTACATTAAAACTGGATATACACAAAATCAAATAGCTAATATTTTAGGTATTTCTCAATCAACAATTAGTAGAGGGATTAAAAGAAATAGTTCTAAAGGAAAATATAAACCAGAACTAGCTGAATAG
- a CDS encoding radical SAM protein, with the protein MSYSNSIIFGPIPSRRFGISLGIDLSPSSKQCNFDCLYCELEKANTVDKMTIYPKVEEVIDEIQKSLDKHPRIDVITITANGEPTLYPELNKLIDEINKIKGETKTMILSNGSTIYKPEIYNALLKLDTVKLSLDCVSKKCFKKLDRIHEGIDIDAMIDSMVKFKTETTNKLVLEILFVKTLNDKDEEIELLYEAVKRINPHRVDIGTIDRPPAYEVKPVAFELLEKVANRFEGINVNIAFKNRPKQINSYDEKEIVAMLKRRPLTNEDVENMFDLESKEVLEKLVKKGEIKLTNSSGLNFYKIS; encoded by the coding sequence ATGAGTTATTCAAATTCTATAATCTTTGGACCAATTCCATCTAGACGTTTTGGTATATCATTAGGAATTGATCTTTCACCTTCATCAAAACAATGTAATTTTGATTGTCTTTATTGTGAACTTGAGAAAGCTAATACCGTTGACAAGATGACAATTTATCCAAAAGTTGAAGAAGTCATCGATGAAATACAAAAAAGTCTTGATAAGCACCCTAGAATTGACGTTATAACCATAACAGCAAATGGTGAACCAACTTTATATCCAGAACTTAATAAATTGATTGATGAAATCAATAAAATTAAAGGTGAAACAAAAACAATGATACTTTCAAATGGAAGTACTATTTATAAACCTGAAATTTATAATGCCTTATTAAAACTAGATACTGTAAAACTATCACTTGATTGTGTTAGCAAAAAGTGTTTTAAGAAGCTAGATAGAATACATGAGGGTATTGATATTGATGCAATGATTGATTCAATGGTTAAGTTTAAGACTGAAACTACAAATAAGCTAGTTCTTGAGATATTATTTGTAAAAACTTTAAATGATAAAGATGAAGAGATAGAATTACTTTATGAAGCAGTAAAAAGAATAAATCCCCATAGAGTGGACATAGGTACAATTGATAGACCTCCTGCATATGAAGTTAAACCAGTAGCCTTTGAATTGCTTGAAAAAGTTGCAAATAGATTTGAAGGTATAAATGTTAATATCGCTTTTAAAAATAGACCAAAACAAATAAACTCTTATGATGAAAAAGAGATTGTAGCTATGTTAAAAAGACGACCTTTGACAAATGAAGATGTAGAGAATATGTTTGACCTTGAAAGTAAAGAAGTTCTAGAAAAACTAGTAAAAAAAGGTGAAATTAAGCTAACAAACAGCAGTGGATTAAATTTTTATAAAATTTCGTAA
- the hemE gene encoding uroporphyrinogen decarboxylase, producing MSKIFVDACLRKETPYTPVWMMRQAGRYLPEYMEVRAKAGNFLNLCHNPEMACEVTIQPLDIVGVDAAILFSDILVIPNEMGMDLEFIKGEGPVFHKPVKTEEDVDALLSGEEAADKLTYVYDTIKLLKQKLPEDKALIGFTGAPWTLATYMIEGQGTKTYNICKKMMYSNPELLHKILRKVTEVVKYYMIKQIEAGADVVQIFDSWAAAIEPGRYDEFSWKYMVEIAEYVKEKYPEIPVIMFPKGVSAFINMGGVYGNFDVFGVDWGTPMAMAKEKLGEKYVLQGNMEPCRLYSKEETTKCVEAIQKTMQGEGHIFNLGHGILPDVPVENAIHFVKECQRVSKK from the coding sequence ATGTCAAAAATTTTTGTAGATGCTTGTTTAAGAAAAGAAACTCCATACACTCCAGTTTGGATGATGAGACAAGCTGGAAGATATTTACCAGAGTATATGGAAGTTAGAGCAAAGGCTGGTAACTTTTTAAATCTATGTCATAATCCAGAAATGGCTTGTGAAGTTACAATTCAACCACTAGATATTGTTGGAGTTGATGCAGCTATTTTATTTTCTGATATTTTGGTAATACCAAATGAAATGGGAATGGATTTAGAGTTTATCAAAGGTGAGGGGCCAGTTTTCCATAAGCCTGTTAAAACAGAAGAAGATGTTGATGCTCTTTTAAGTGGTGAAGAAGCTGCTGATAAATTAACATATGTATATGATACTATTAAACTATTAAAACAAAAACTTCCTGAAGATAAAGCTTTAATTGGTTTTACAGGAGCTCCATGGACACTTGCAACTTATATGATTGAAGGTCAAGGGACGAAGACTTATAATATTTGTAAAAAGATGATGTATTCAAACCCTGAACTTTTACATAAAATTTTAAGAAAAGTAACTGAAGTAGTTAAATATTATATGATAAAACAAATTGAAGCTGGTGCAGATGTTGTTCAAATTTTTGATTCATGGGCAGCAGCAATTGAACCAGGTAGATATGATGAATTTTCATGGAAATATATGGTAGAGATTGCAGAGTATGTAAAAGAAAAATATCCAGAAATTCCAGTAATCATGTTCCCTAAAGGTGTATCTGCATTTATAAATATGGGTGGAGTTTATGGAAACTTTGATGTATTTGGTGTAGATTGGGGAACTCCAATGGCTATGGCAAAAGAAAAACTTGGTGAAAAGTATGTTCTTCAAGGAAATATGGAACCATGTAGACTATACTCAAAAGAAGAAACTACTAAATGTGTTGAAGCAATACAAAAAACGATGCAAGGTGAAGGTCATATCTTTAATTTAGGACATGGTATTTTACCAGATGTTCCTGTTGAAAATGCAATTCATTTTGTAAAAGAGTGTCAAAGAGTAAGTAAAAAGTAA
- a CDS encoding YqhA family protein, whose protein sequence is MLEKLFEGTMWRTRIFIVLAVIFGLIGSIILFIVGSVDIFEVFMYVINVYVNGLHPADFHEVIVSKIIGAVDIYLIAVVMIIFAFGLYELFISKIDVAEDSNKGQNILAITSLDQLKDKIAKVVVMVLVVGFFQRVLHTKYEGALEMLYFAISIMVLSIGLYFLGKVGKKEKKEEAH, encoded by the coding sequence ATGTTAGAAAAACTTTTTGAAGGTACAATGTGGCGAACAAGAATTTTTATAGTTCTTGCAGTCATTTTTGGACTTATTGGTTCTATTATTTTATTTATAGTTGGATCAGTAGATATTTTTGAAGTATTTATGTATGTTATAAATGTTTACGTAAATGGTTTACATCCTGCGGACTTTCATGAAGTTATAGTTAGTAAAATAATTGGTGCAGTTGATATTTATTTAATTGCTGTTGTAATGATAATTTTTGCTTTTGGTTTGTATGAGTTATTTATTTCTAAAATAGATGTAGCTGAAGATTCAAATAAGGGACAAAATATTTTAGCCATTACATCACTTGATCAATTAAAAGATAAAATTGCAAAAGTTGTTGTGATGGTACTTGTAGTTGGTTTTTTCCAAAGAGTACTTCACACAAAATATGAAGGTGCATTAGAGATGCTTTATTTTGCAATCTCTATTATGGTACTTTCAATTGGACTTTATTTTTTAGGTAAAGTTGGAAAAAAAGAAAAGAAAGAAGAGGCCCATTAA
- a CDS encoding aspartate-semialdehyde dehydrogenase, translated as MRKFNVAIVGATGAVGEELCRVLKDYNFPINKLVPLASARSAGSKVEFDGKEVTVLELTPTCFEENEVEIAFFSAGGSISAEYAKYAVDAGAVVIDNTSHFRMDPKTPLVVPEVNPEDISLWKETGIIANPNCSTIQMVLALKPLDELYGIKRVDVSTYQAVSGAGKTGMEELVRQMQDLLSFKLDESEKKAFAHQIVNNVIPQIDVQQPNDFTKEEMKMVLETQKILHKEIAVAATCVRVPVLRSHSESITVTFEEGTSVDVAEVRDALERFENVEVIDDLANNAYPMPIISTDTDITYVGRIRKDVYADNIVHFFNVADQVRVGAATNAVRIGLKWIEMESDI; from the coding sequence ATGAGAAAATTTAATGTAGCTATAGTGGGTGCTACAGGTGCTGTTGGTGAAGAGCTTTGTAGAGTATTAAAAGATTACAACTTCCCAATTAATAAACTAGTACCTCTTGCAAGTGCAAGAAGTGCTGGTAGTAAAGTTGAATTTGATGGAAAAGAAGTAACTGTTTTAGAGTTAACTCCAACTTGTTTTGAAGAAAATGAAGTAGAGATTGCATTTTTCTCTGCTGGTGGGTCTATTTCTGCTGAATATGCAAAATATGCAGTTGATGCTGGTGCAGTTGTAATTGATAATACAAGTCACTTTAGAATGGATCCTAAAACTCCATTAGTAGTTCCAGAAGTTAATCCTGAAGATATCTCTTTATGGAAAGAAACAGGTATTATTGCAAATCCAAATTGTTCAACTATCCAAATGGTATTAGCATTAAAACCTCTTGATGAATTATATGGAATCAAAAGGGTAGATGTATCAACTTATCAAGCAGTTTCAGGTGCTGGTAAAACTGGTATGGAAGAGCTTGTTAGACAAATGCAAGATCTATTATCATTTAAATTAGATGAATCTGAGAAAAAAGCATTTGCACACCAAATTGTAAATAATGTAATTCCACAAATTGATGTTCAACAACCAAATGACTTCACAAAAGAAGAGATGAAAATGGTTCTTGAAACTCAAAAAATCTTACACAAAGAGATTGCTGTTGCTGCAACTTGTGTTAGAGTTCCAGTTTTAAGATCTCACTCTGAATCAATTACTGTTACATTTGAAGAGGGAACTTCAGTGGATGTGGCTGAAGTAAGAGATGCTTTAGAGAGATTTGAAAACGTTGAAGTTATTGATGATTTAGCAAATAATGCTTATCCAATGCCAATTATTTCAACTGATACAGATATCACTTATGTTGGTAGAATTAGAAAAGATGTTTATGCTGATAACATTGTTCATTTCTTCAATGTTGCTGACCAAGTAAGAGTTGGAGCTGCTACAAATGCAGTTAGAATTGGACTTAAATGGATTGAGATGGAGAGTGATATCTAA